The Lynx canadensis isolate LIC74 chromosome D1, mLynCan4.pri.v2, whole genome shotgun sequence genome has a segment encoding these proteins:
- the SMIM35 gene encoding small integral membrane protein 35, with product MGEDSISTLGLILGVGLSLLLVSVLGYSLAKWYQRGYCWEGPNFVFNLYQIRNLKEPEAGPPFTISGHISSSDGGYVKFSDRLV from the exons ATGG GTGAGGACTCCATCAGCACCCTGGGCCTGATCCTTGGCGTGGGGCTCTCGCTGCTGCTCGTGTCCGTCCTGGGCTACAGCCTGGCCAAGTGGTACCAGCGTGGGTACTGCTGGGAGG GGCCTAATTTTGTCTTCAACTTGTATCAGATCCG GAACCTGAAGGAGCCGGAGGCGGGTCCACCCTTCACCATCAGTGGCCACATCAGCAGTTCAGATGGCGGCTACGTGAAGTTCTCCGACAGGCTAGTCTGA